The nucleotide sequence AATATAATGTATTTCAACCTTAGAAGCAGGACAGACAATGTCTTGCTTTTTTGTTTAAGGTTTGGCCAGGGAATCCAGACGGGAATTATCTGACTTTTAATCCATTAGAATCTTTTCTAAATATTTTCATATATTAATTGGAATTTATTTCTTGAGACGTTATTTTTTGAGATAATAAAATAATTATAGGTCGAAAGTAGGTGTTTTGATTGGGAGTCTTGGAAGTGAAGCAATTGAGTAAGAGGTTTAAAGAGTTTGATGCAGTTAAGAGTGTTTCTTTTTCCGTTCGAAAGGGGGAGTCGTTTGGTCTTCTTGGACCAAATGGTGCTGGAAAGACAACGACAATCCAGATGGTTTCCGGGTTATATCCACCTAGTTCAGGAAGCATTGAAATTGCGGGTATTGATATGGTCAGGCAGCCAAAGAAGGCACAAGGGCTTTTAGGGATAGTTCCACAGGAAATCGCACTTTATCAAACAATGAGTGCGAGGGAAAACCTGTCATTCTGGGGAAGAATGTACGGTTTAAAGGGAAATCACTTACAAAAAAGAATCAACGAAGTACTTGAAATCATTGGGCTGGCTGATCGGGGCAAGGACAAAGTACAGACGTTCTCAGGAGGTATGAAGCGGAGGGTCAATATTGGTGCTGCCATTTTACATAGACCAGAATTATTAATCATGGATGAACCGACAGTAGGTATCGATCCACAATCGAGGAGTCACATTCTTGAAACAGTGAAAAGGCTCAATGAGGCAGGGATGACCATTATATACACAAGCCACTATATGGAAGAAGTAGAGTATTTATGTGAAAAAATTGGCATTATGGATCATGGTGAATTCATTACCACAGGTACTATCTCGGAATTAAGGGAAACAATTGGTGACCGTTCTCGTATTGTCATGAAATTCGCCGATGCATATCAGCCCGATGGCATAATAGACATTCTATCTGCTGGGATTCCTGAAAAGGACTTGCTAATAAAGGAAAATGAGCTTGCCGTTTTCCATCAGGAGCCACAAATTATTCTAAGTGAACTAATTCAGTCAGTTACAGGAGCCGGTTATGAAATCACATCAGTTGAAATAGTGGAACCCAATCTTGAAAGTGTGTTCCTCCATCTTACTGGCAGAAGCTTAAGGGATTAAGGAGGTTAAGAAAATGGGGTTTTGGTGGCTTGCATTGAAGGATGCCCTCATTATCGGACGAGATCGAAAAGCCTTATTGACACTTATTTTCATGCCAATCCTATTAATCGGGATCCTGGGGGCAGCTTTTGGAAATATGATGGGCGAAGAAGTAACATCTTCAATAAAAAAATTCAAGATCGGAGTTGTCAATCTTGATGAAGCTGACCTTGGTAGTGCCCTGGAAGAAGAGGTATTCATGAATGGTCTGCCAGAACTCATATCTGCGGAGTCAATGACGGAACAGCAACTCGAAGATCAATTAAAGCAGCAAGCAATTTCAACAGGAGTCATTATTCCGCGTGAGTTTTCGGATCATATCATTTTAGGTGAAGATTCTGAGATTGAAATCATCTCCCTTCCTTCCGCATCTATCCAGTCTTCGATAGTCGAGAATGTGGTGCTTCAATTTACACAAACAGCATACGTAAATGTCGTAGCGATGCAAGTAGCAGGACCCTCAAACATGGGTAATGATATACCAGCAATGGCTGATATATCGACGGATTTTGACCTGGTTGAAGAAGTAGCGGTAAAGCAGGACCAGAAGCCTGTTGGGTCCTTTCAATATTATGCTGCCGGAATGGGTGTCATGTTTTTGCTGATGACGGTTATTACCGGGGTAAGTGCGATGATTGAAGAAAAGGAGCAGGATGTATACGAACGACTGCTTGTATCCAAACTGTCAAATCATCATTATTTGTTTGGGAAATTCATCGGTTTGCTTTTTATGTCATCGATTCAATTTCTTATCATCATCCTTGGTACCCGATATTTATACGGTGTCCAATGGGGGGAATCAATGGCAGGAGTCGCTGTTGTAGGTTTTTCTTTTGTCTTTAGTGTTTGTGGACTTGGAGTGCTCCTTGGTTCACTGGTCAAAACCGAGAAAACATTCAATGTTGCTGGCATGCTGGGAACGCAAATAATGGCAGCGGTTGGAGGGAGCATGGTACCTTTATATATTTTTCCGGACTGGTTGAATTCAGTCGTAAAAATCCTTCCCAATGCCCTGGCGCTCCAAACTCTTTTAGAATTGATGTCCGGCAGTAACGTGTCAGAGGTAATAATGGAAGCAGGCATTTTAATCGCAATTGGTGTCAGTTCACTTGCCATTTCAATGGCAGCCTTTTCTGCGGCAAGGAGGGGTTTGCATGCGTAAAATTACTTCCATCGCTATGTTGCACTTGAAAACCTTATTTGTAACCCCATCAGCTATTGTGTTGATGTTCGTCATGCCTGTCATGTTCAGTATAATTTTTGGAGGTATTGGCTCAGGTTCATCACAAAGTAAGCCAGTCGTTTTGATGGTGGCACCAAAGGATGAAACAGGTGAAAATGTTAAAAAGTTATTGTCCTCGAACAGTCAGTATTCATGGCGTCAATCCGATGAAAAACAGGCAAGAGAGTTAATTGAAAATCAAGAAGCTCTTGCCGCGGTGCTTATCGAAGATTCAATCGTGGAAAATCATCAAAAATCAAAGCCGCTTTTGCAGGTCATAGTCCAAAGGAAAACACAGGAATATTTAGCGCTGAGCAGTTATGTTGAAGGGGTGGGAAGAACACTCGACCAAGCCTTAAAACTAAATCCTGGTCAAGATGCAAATATGTTTAATGCAATACTTGAACAAATAGCAAAACGTGAAACAATGGATGTTAAAAGGGAAGTAATCCAAAAAAAAGGGACGAATGCCGGATCCGTCGGCATGCTTGCGATAGGCTTTACAATCATGTTTATGATGTTCGGGATTTCAGGAGCCGCCTCTGCCATCCTTGATGAAAAAACGGGGGGAACCTGGCAGCGGCTGCTTACTTCGCCAATAACAAAAGCACAGGTGATGTTTGGATATTTGCTATCTTATTTCTTGATGGGCGTAATCCAATTATCTGTTTTAATGGTTGTCATGAAATTGATTTATGGTTCTACCTGGGGTAAATTGGTTTATTTCATTCCATTCGCAGTGCTTGTGATCATAACGATTGTCGGGTTTGGGCTGATGATGGCCAGCATCGTGAAGACTAGACAACAATCAGGTGCCTTAAGTTCAGTGCTGATTGTAAGTACTTGTATGCTTGGAGGCGTATATTGGCCACTGGAGATTGTTCCTGAATTTATGCAGTATATTGGCAAAGCTGTACCACAAAGTTGGATGATCACCGGATTCAGAGAAATAGTCAGTGGAAGTCTTTATATGCCTGCCATTCTGAACTCTACTCTTGTCCTGTTAATGTTCAGCTTACTATTCTTTACAATCGGTTTGAAAAAAATAAAATACAATTAAAGTTTACCAGTCCACCTTTGGACTGGTAATTCTTTTTAAGGGGATTCTATCGAAAATTATAATTTGTCGAGTTATAATAGATATTTAGAGTAAGAGTCGAAAGATGATTCTTGAATTGACCGAACATGAAAGTATGAAGCTATTAGGATAAAAGCAGAAGCATTGCTTACCCGAAAAAGAGAAATTGTAGTAAAGAGATTACAAAGCGGGCGGCTGCTCGAACATAAAAAAGTAATCAAAGGGGAGAGGCAGAATCTTTGCACTACCCTAACAATAAAGTAAAGTGAAATTTGGAGGATAATATGGCTGCATATACCCCTATGATCAAGCAATACCTGCAAGTGAAGGCGGATTACCAGGATGCCTTTCTATTTTTCCGTTTGGGAGATTTTTATGAAATGTTCTTCGAGGATGCGCTAAAGGCGTCCCAGGAGCTGGAAATAACACTTACAAGCAGGGAGGGCGGCGGCGAGGAACGGATTCCGATGTGCGGTGTTCCTTACCATTCCGCTCCTAACTACATTGAACAGCTGATTAACAAAGGCTATAAAGTTGCAATTTGTGAACAAACTGAAGATCCTAAGACTGCTAAAGGTGTCGTTAAGCGAGAAGTTGTCCAGCTTATCACTCCAGGAACAGTAATGGAAGGCCGGGGGCTCTTAGAAAAAGAAAATAATTTTATCGCTACTGTTTCAGTTTTCCCTGGAAACACTTATGGATTCGCCTGCAGTGACTTATCGACTGGGGAAAGCAGAGCGACAATAGTTAACGGCAGTATCGAAGAGCTTATTAACGAATTATCGATTTCTGGAGCAAAGGAAGTTGTCATCGAAAGCTCGCTTTCGCCCGAAATCGAGAAAAAGCTGAAGGAGCGTTCCATTCTGGCTCTTTCTATTGAGGATAACACCGAAATGAATGAAAGCTTTTCAGAACTATTTGCGGACTTGGAAAACGATCAGTTGAAAATCGCAGTTTCAAGATTATTCAACTATTTATACAGGACTCAAAAACGCAGTCTGGATCATTTGCAAAAGGTATCTGTCTACAAGGTCCAGCAGTATATGAAAATCGATTATTTTTCCAAGCGCAATCTTGAACTGACAGAGACAATAAGATCTACAGCGAAAAAAGGAACACTTTTATGGCTGCTTGATGAGACGATGACCGCAATGGGCGGCAGGATGCTGAAGCAATGGATTAACAGACCGCTGATTGACAAAGCTGATATCAGCCGTCGTCAGGACTTGGTACAGCTTTTTGTCGGACAGTTTTTTGAACGCCAGGAATTGCGGGAAAAGTTGAAAGAGGTGTACGATCTTGAACGTTTGGCTGGAAGAGTTGCTTTTGGCAATTTGAACCCAAGAGATTTGATGCAGCTAAAAAGGTCTTTATTACAAGTACCCTCTCTAAAGCATATTTTGGAGAGTCTTCCCAATGAGGAAGCAGCCCGCATGGCAGATCGACTTGATCCTTGCGAGGAGGCAGCGGACCTGCTTGAACAGGCAATCGTGGATAACCCTCCGATTTCTGTCAAGGAAGGGAATATCATCCGTGATGGCTACGATCATCAGCTTGACCAGTACCGCGATGCCAGCCGGAACGGTAAGACGTGGATTGCCAAATTAGAGCGTGAAGAGCGCGAGAAAACAGGGATAAAATCCTTGAAGATTGGCTATAACCGAGTTTTTGGCTACTATATTGAAGTAACGAAGGCGAACTTGCATCTTTTGCAGGAAGGCCAGTATGACCGGAAGCAAACACTTTCGAACGCAGAGCGGTTTATCACGCCTGAGCTGAAGGAAAAGGAAGATTTGATCCTTGCTGCTGAGGAAAAAAGCGTCGAGCTTGAATATCAGCTGTTTACCGGAATCCGCGAGACGATTAAAGAATATATTCCTAGATTCCAGGGGCTTGCCAGGGCCCTTAGTGAGCTCGATGTAATCCTTGGGTTTGCAGAGCTTAGTGAACAGCGCCATTATGTAAGGCCTGCGTTCTCAGCTGAAAGGAAAATCGTCCTGAAGGATGGGCGCCATCCAGTTGTCGAAAAAGTGATGGATGCTCAGGAATACGTGCCAAATGATTGTTATATGGACAACGAGCGCGAAGTTCTGCTGATTACTGGTCCAAATATGTCTGGTAAAAGCACATATATGCGCCAGGTTGCCTTGACAGCAATCATGGCTCAAATCGGCTGTTTCGTACCAGCGACTGACGCGGTAATGCCGATATTCGACCAAGTTTTCACGAGGATTGGCGCGGCAGATGATTTGGTTTCCGGACAAAGTACTTTCATGGTCGAAATGCTGGAGGCAAAGAACGCCATTACCAATGCAACGAAGAATAGTTTGATCCTTTTTGATGAAATCGGCCGGGGCACCTCCACTTATGACGGCATGGCACTCGCCCAGGCAATGATTGAATATATCCATGATAAAATTAGCGCAAAGACGCTGTTTTCGACTCACTATCACGAAATGACTTCACTGGAAAATGAATTGCAAAAATTAAAGAATGTACATGTCAGCGCTGTTGAGCAAAACGGAAAAGTCGTCTTTCTTCATAAAATCAGGGAGGGTGCAGCGGATAAGAGTTACGGCATCCATGTTGCCCAGCTTGCTGAATTACCGGCAGACCTGATAGAACGCGCTGCAGAAATTTTGCAAATACTTGAGCAAACAGACACACAGGTTACATCTGGACTTAATAGTCAGCAGAGCTTAGACACTGTTCGGGAAACATTACACAATGATCAAGACAAACTAAGCGCTCTTCAATCCGCAGAAACAGCAGCTGCTGCTCAGTTATCATTTTTTGATGAGGAGCATGAACAGAAGAAAACTAGTGGTGCAAGCAAAAAGGAGAAGCAGGTTCTTGAAAAGTTAAACGGACTTGAAATCCTTGATATGACTCCTTTGCAGGCCATGAATATGCTTTATGAGTTACAAAAGAAGCTACGCAAGTAAGATTCTTTAAACCCTAAATGGGTCAGGAACAGGGAAAATGGGCTATAGAAAAATTTATAAGCCCGAAATGAGAGAAGGTCAAGAAGAAGGGCCCATAGAAAGATTCTATAAGCCCAAAATGAAGGAAGATCGAGAAAAAGGTTTCATAGAAAGAAATATGATTGCAAAACCCCACATTACTTACGAATGACTAAAAGCTGGAGGTGACGGAATGGCGAAAATTATTCAACTCGACGATGCCTTATCAAATAAGATTGCTGCCGGTGAGGTAGTTGAACGGCCGGCATCTGTTGTTAAGGAATTGCTAGAGAACGCAATTGATGCTAACAGTACCGTGATTGAGATTGATCTTGAAGAAGCTGGACTTGCCCGGATTAGAATCACAGACAATGGAGACGGCATTGAGGAAGATGATGTTCTCGTCGCCTTCCAGCGGCATGCCACTAGCAAAATCAAGAATGAAAACGATCTGTTCCGGATCAGGACTCTCGGGTTCAGGGGTGAGGCGCTGCCGAGTATCGCCTCTGTTTCAAGGCTTGAAATGAAAACATCGACAGGAATCGAAGGCAATAAAGTGGTCATCGAAGGCGGCAAGGTCGAGTCAGTTGAGAAAGCCGATAGCCGTAAAGGAACGGATATCAGTATTTCAGACCTGTTTTTTAATACTCCGGCACGCCTTAAATATATGAAGACTATTCATACCGAACTTGGCAATATTACGGATGTCGTAAACCGCCTGGCGCTGGCTAATCCTGATATCTCCTTCAGGCTTGTCCATAATGGACGCCAGCTTTTAAAGACGACAGGAAATGGGGACGTCCGACAGGTGCTTGCTGCCATTTACGGTATAAATATGGTCAAATCAATGATTCCTATTTCTGGAGAATCACTGGATTATAAAATTAGCGGCTATATATCAATGCCGGAAATCACAAGGGCATCACGCAACTATATTTCGACAATGATTAATGGCCGTTTTATCAAAAATTATGCTCTGGTAAAAGCAATACAGGAAGGCTACCATACATTGCTCCCTATCGGCAGGTATCCGGTTGTCCTTCTAAATATTGAAATGGACCCGCTTCTTATTGATGTGAACGTCCATCCTTCAAAAATGGAGGTACGATTGAGCAAGGAGCAGGAGTTGAATGAGCTTGTCTCAAGTACCATAAAGAATGCTTTTAAAACGAAGGAATTGATTCCGGCGGGGATGGTCACTCAGAAACAGGAAAAATCCAAATCAGAACAAACTTTCATGGAGCTGGACCATTTGCCTGAAGCCCGGGAGAAGTCTTCTATTATCCAATCGCCTATCGAGCGTAGGCCATTTGTAGAGGAAAAAGCAGTTGAACTAAGCAGGAGTTATAAAGCTGCTGAACTGCAAAATGCTTCTCAGCAGGAAGTTCCTGACTGGAGAAATGCCTTTGTAGCTCAGGAAAACCCGGTTTTCGAGTCAACTGCACCTGCCTCTGAAGAGATAGTTGTACAAACTGAAGAAGAGATAATCGAGCCAGCCACTTCCCCTGCAGCTCATGAACCAGCTGCAGAAGTGCAGGCTTCTCGGGTTCCTCCTCTTTATCCAATTGGGCAGATGCACGGAACTTATATTCTCGCTCAGAATGACCGTGGTTTATATATAATTGACCAGCATGCCGCCCAGGAGAGAATCAAATATGAGTACTTCAGGGACAAAGTTGGTGAAGTCGCAACCGAGCTTCAAGAATTACTTATGCCAATCACTCTGGAATATTCAGCCGATGAGTGTATAAAGATTAACGAGTACAAGCATGAGCTTGAGAACGTGGGTGTCTTCCTCGAGCCGTTTGGATATAATACCTTCATCGTCCGATCACATCCGCAATGGTTTCCTCACGGTGAGGAAAAAGAACTGATTGAAGACATGATTGAACAGCTCCTGCTGATGAAAAAGGTAGACATTAAAAAGCTAAGAGAGGAAGCGGCAATCATGATGAGCTGCAAGGCATCCATCAAAGCGAATCATCATTTGCGACATGATGAAATACAGGCTTTGCTTGATGAATTGCGACGATCATCAGATCCCTTCACATGTCCACATGGCCGGCCGATCATTGTCCATTACTCCACTTACGAAATGGAGAAAATGTTCAAACGGGTAATGTGATAAGAAAAGCGCAAGCGCCTTGGTCAGCCCCTACAAGCGCTGCCCGCCTATAACGCCACGTCCTGTGGCTGGCGGGTCTAGCACATCGTGTGCCTCGGAGGGCCGACAAGTGAAGTCGTTTTTTTGACTTCATTGGCGGACCGAAACCGAAAAGTTTAGCCGACTGTCCAGAAACGTAGAAACTGGAGACTCAGACAAAGAAGCGCTTTTTGCTTCTGCCGGCGGAGTTGAAGTTTCGGAGTTTCTAGGAGGCGACACTAGACAAGCGGCTCGAGGGGCTAGGCGCTGGAGCTAGACAATTCTTGAAGTGAAAATTCATACTCTCTTATTCTATGAGAAGAAACAGTGTTCCCAATTGGGAGCACTTTTTTTATGATTGCATTGAAAAATTTACTTCAGTTGGATAAAAATTCTTTTATTTTTAATTACTATGGTGTAAAATTACACTAATAGGAAAAATATTAAATACCATGATAAATTCATTAAATTGGTTATTGGCTCTTATAATATTCAAAAGGGGGCGATAAATTGTTCGTTTTCTCATTATTGTTTTCCATTCTGCCTGTAGTTGTATTGATATTTATTGTAGCTTTTGCAGTGAAAAATAAAGAGCAAGGGGGAGAGAAAGTGGTCAGACATTTATATACTTATCTAGTATTGTTTGCTACATTGATGATGGTTATTGGAGGAGGGGTTTCAATTTTCATGGCGACAGCGGATCTTGTCAGCCCAACTGGTTATTATCAAAGCTTTACAGAATATAAACAGAATATGTTACATGGGAAGATTGAAGGTTCAAACACAGAGATGAACGAGGAAGAACTGCGCAGCAGTTATGATATGTATATAAGCGAAGAAAAAGATAGACAAAAGAATCGCGCCATAAACCAGATTATCAAGAGTTTGGGCTTCATTGTGATTCCGTTACCGGTATTCCTTTACTTTAACAGGTTGAGGAAACAGTATAAAGAGTAAGAGAGGGCACTATTTTCTGATAAGTCGTTCCGATAATGTGCGCAAAAATATGTAAAAAACACCTTAATTAGAGATAATCACATAGCAGGTGAATTAACATAAAAAAACGCTTACCCAAGCGTTTTTTTATGTTGACCTTTTTTAAGTTAGGCTCTTTTCTCAAACTTTGTTGCTATTGACTACAAAATAGGAGTGAATGAACTATTTTTCTTATCAAAGCATTCCCTTTTTATGAGAAAAGAGCATGCAAACTTAATACCGAACTACAAAATAGCATTATATTGCGTTAAAATCGGCATTAGGATTTTAACAACAATCTTTACGAAAACAGCCTTAAGTTATAACCCATTAGGCTCTAATTTCATTAATGCACCAAAATATTGTTGAGCTGTGGTAAAACTAATGAAGGCACAAAGCTCACTAATTTCATTCTCAGGAAAATAATCGTTTAATATTTCAAAAGCGAAATCTGGAACCATGCCTTTGGGGTAATTCAAAAATACTTCCGCGAACCCTACTGCAACAGATGTTCTTTCATCGAACGCATCAAGCTCAGGCTTTCCTTTTGCTTTACAATACTCACATCCATTGCTTTGTGCCAATGTTCTTCTAACTTGCTCTTTTAATTTTGACGACAATAGACCGTCTTGTTCTAATACTTCACCTAAATCAGACCAGGCCTCCATAACTTTTGTATTATGACCCAACAGCTTTTGAAAAGGTGTTTTCCCGAAGTTTGATTGAATGATTCTTGCCATTAACATTACCTCCTTGATATATTAAATATAAAGGATAAAGTTTATGAATCACATTAAATTAAAAATCATTTTTCGTTATATTATTTAAATTATTAACAAAAAAGAGAGGAATACCTTTAAAATGAAAATAGATAATATTGATAAAAAAATCATAGTTGAATTATCTGAAAATAGTCGTTTATCAATGAGTGAACTTGGAAGAAGAATTAATTTATCCTCTCCATCCGTAACTGAACGAGTAAGACGGATGGAGTCATTTAGAATAATAAAAAAGTATACTTTAGAAGTTGACTACGAAAAATTTGGTTTACCTATTCAATGTATAATTGAAGCAACAGTCAAAAATGGGGACTATAAACGATTTAAGAATTTCATAGAAAGTCTTCTTAATGTTGATTTTTGTTACCGAATAGCCGGTAATGCTTGCTTTATGCTTAAAATGCAGTTTGAAAATTTTTCTAAAGCAGAAGAGTTCATTGATACTATAAACCCATATGCTTCAACTGTTACACATTTTATCTTTTCAGAAGTCCAGACAAGTTTAAAAGTTGATTCAGAGTGACCTATTCTTTAAAAAACTAGTCCAAGGAATAAGACAGAAAAAAGATCGCCGATAAAAACAGGCGATCTTTTTAAATATTAATTTTATTTTACAGCTGGTTGAAGTTTATGGATGTATTGCAGTGCCTTACCGGTTCCGATTGCTACTGATTCCAGCGGATTGGGTGCGATGTGTACTGGAACGACCATCTCGCTGCCAAGCCAATCCTGCATGCCATTGAGCAATGCTCCTCCACCAGAAAGGATTACGCCGCGGTCTACGATATCGCCGCTCAGTTCTGCAGGACAGTCTTCGAGAGTTGCACGGATTGCTTCCATGATATGAAGAAGAGATTCCTTGATTGCGTCCCTGATTTCATAAGAATTGAGGGTAACAGTCTTAGGAAGGCCAGTCACAAGGTCACGGCCACGGATATCCAATTCCATCATTTCATGGTCAACAAGCGCGTAACCAATCTCCATCTTGATTTTTTCAGCCGTTCTTTCACCGATGAGGACATTGTATTCTTTACGTACATATTGAACGATGTCTTCATCCAATCTGTCGCCTGCGATTCGAATAGAATGGCAAGCAACAACGCCGCCGTATGAGATGATTGCGACTTCAGTTGTTCCGCCGCCGATATCAACAACAACGTTTGCTACTGGTTCATCAACAGGGAGGCCAGCACCAATTGCTGCAGCAACCGGCTCCTCGATTAGATGTACTTTTTTTGCGCCAGCATTTCTGACTGCATCCTGGATCGCACGGCGTTCTACACTTGTTGAACCAGAAGGAGTGCAGACAACGACATCAGGCTTACGGAGAGCAAAGCCGCCTTTTTTGGAAGCCTTTTTCATAATTTGCTTGAGCATTTCAGTAGTCACGTCAAAATCGGCGATAACCCCATCCTTCAATGGACGAATCGCAACAATCTTTCCAGGGGTCTTCCCTATCATTTCCTTCGCTTCCTTGCCGACAGCAAGGACATTTTTCGTTTCAGTATCAATTGCTACAACTGAAGGTTCGTTCAGAGCGATTCCTTTATTTTTACTATATACAAGTGTGTTAGCTGTACCTAAATCAATTCCTATTTCTGTAGTTGATAACATTGTATGTTCACCCAGTTCTCTGTAAATTGTAAATCCATCATAGACTTCTATTAAACTATCATGATTTTGGGGGTGAAAGGGCTTTTGTTACGGAAACGTTATCTAACTGTAAAAGTTAAGGAAAATTATTTCAAAAAATGATATAGGAGAATAACACTTGTAAAAAAGGGGTATAATGCATAGATGTTCAACTGCTTTCTATTTAATGGTAAGATAAATTTAAGATGTCAGATGTAAAGTGGCTGACACCCTCTAGGAAAAGGCAGTGTGAAACTTGTTGGAACAAAAACAGAAATTGATTGTGTTAATTGGGCCGACTGCAGTTGGCAAAACGAAGCTTAGCATTGAACTTGCGAAAAAATTTAATGGTGAAATCATCAGCGGGGACTCCATGCAAATTTATAAAGGGATGGATATTGGAACCGCGAAAATCACCCAGGAAGAGATGGAGGGTATTCCCCACCATTTAATTGATATCAAAGAGCCTGATGAAAACTTTTCAACCGCAGAATTCCAGGAGCTTGTCCGGAAGAAAATTGGTGAAATCAGTTCTCGTGGGAAGATGCCGATGATTGTCGGCGGTACAGGATTGTACATCCAGTCAGTGATCTTTGATTATCATTTCACGGAAGCACCTTCTGATCCATCTTTCAGACGCAGCCTGGAGCAAGCCGCAGAGGTAAACGGCCAGGAGTTTTTACATGCAAAATTGAAAGATGTCGACCCCGAAAGCGCATCAAGAATCCATCCTAACAATGTTCGGCGTGTCATCAGGGCGCTCGAAATCATTCATTGTACGGGCAAAACTGCTGGAGAATTGCAGGAGAACCAATCACCCGAACTTTTGTATGATACAGCACTAATTGGTCTGACAATGGACAGAGAGATGCTATACAACCGAATCAATTTTCGTGTAGACCTAATGAT is from Mesobacillus boroniphilus and encodes:
- a CDS encoding Lrp/AsnC family transcriptional regulator — protein: MKIDNIDKKIIVELSENSRLSMSELGRRINLSSPSVTERVRRMESFRIIKKYTLEVDYEKFGLPIQCIIEATVKNGDYKRFKNFIESLLNVDFCYRIAGNACFMLKMQFENFSKAEEFIDTINPYASTVTHFIFSEVQTSLKVDSE
- the mreBH gene encoding rod-share determining protein MreBH, which produces MLSTTEIGIDLGTANTLVYSKNKGIALNEPSVVAIDTETKNVLAVGKEAKEMIGKTPGKIVAIRPLKDGVIADFDVTTEMLKQIMKKASKKGGFALRKPDVVVCTPSGSTSVERRAIQDAVRNAGAKKVHLIEEPVAAAIGAGLPVDEPVANVVVDIGGGTTEVAIISYGGVVACHSIRIAGDRLDEDIVQYVRKEYNVLIGERTAEKIKMEIGYALVDHEMMELDIRGRDLVTGLPKTVTLNSYEIRDAIKESLLHIMEAIRATLEDCPAELSGDIVDRGVILSGGGALLNGMQDWLGSEMVVPVHIAPNPLESVAIGTGKALQYIHKLQPAVK
- the miaA gene encoding tRNA (adenosine(37)-N6)-dimethylallyltransferase MiaA — translated: MEQKQKLIVLIGPTAVGKTKLSIELAKKFNGEIISGDSMQIYKGMDIGTAKITQEEMEGIPHHLIDIKEPDENFSTAEFQELVRKKIGEISSRGKMPMIVGGTGLYIQSVIFDYHFTEAPSDPSFRRSLEQAAEVNGQEFLHAKLKDVDPESASRIHPNNVRRVIRALEIIHCTGKTAGELQENQSPELLYDTALIGLTMDREMLYNRINFRVDLMMESGLLDEVKYFYEKGLRDCQSIQAIGYKELYDYFEGKVDLEQAIENLKQNSRRYAKRQLTWFRNKMNVEWFDMSESKDAEKNFAEISVFIEGKLEIKANT